Proteins from one Coffea arabica cultivar ET-39 chromosome 8c, Coffea Arabica ET-39 HiFi, whole genome shotgun sequence genomic window:
- the LOC113706179 gene encoding subtilisin-like protease SBT2.6 isoform X1 has protein sequence MCQFIKHFLYFCRTMDSFSVFILLVLFMNAFMTFTSEAKVYMVLLDKASGGSSKNTKLLLRNQKKIASFKEKMAQEHDAFLESLLSRSAYTKLYSYTHLLNGFAIEVSSKEDIDTLRNAEGVRTIHEDVKMEKMTTHTPDFLGIPTGVWPTLGGARTSGDGVVIGFIDTGINPFHPSFMIQSSTDTSRGIYSKPTKYKGKCASGEQFPPTACNGKIVGAQYFARAAVAAGEFNATRDYASPFDADGHGSHTAATAAGNHQIPVIANDFNYGYASGMAPGARIAIYKALYAFGGYMSDVVAAVDQAVEDGVDILNLSIGPSKVPSGPSAFLNLLEMELLFATKAGVLVVQAAGNGGPSSSSMLSFSPWITSVAASITDRRYNSSVRLGNGQSFSGTGLAPAPTVGEVFFPLAAAADVGQINSTDGLLTIDSCQSSEQFVHSLVQGKIVICTYTLDFDSEASSIATVADTMSKVGAAGFILTRNPDIGFEQIKGAAVTLQVPGVILNNMEASSALWEYYNANTIRSRNGRAIGFRATARILDGRRAIYTGQAPIVASYSSRGPDVNNELLENADVLKPNIMAPGSSIWAAWSPNSEGDVHIKGQNFALLSGTSMATPHIAGIAALIKQKHPHWNPSAIISAMTTTADIADQTGAPILAQKTNRISAATPFDFGGGAINPSRAIDPGLVFNINFMQYVKFLCSVPGVDDMSVRQTVGVSCPIQKTWCSDLNTPSVTVSKLIGSRRILRKVTNVGNADEKYMLIVKEPLGVKVTVIPQVFKISVNASRRITIQFNATEATNAYTFGEILMLGEKKHVVRVPMAVYVSSTIG, from the exons ATGTGTCAGTTCATCAAGCATTTCCTTTACTTCTGTAGAACTATGGACTCATTTAGCGTTTTCATTTTACTCGTCCTCTTTATGAATGCTTTTATGACCTTTACAAGTGAGGCCAAGGTTTACATGGTTTTACTGGACAAAGCTTCTGGTGGCTCCTCCAAGAACACAAAATTATTGTTGAG GAATCAGAAAAAAATAGCCAGTTTCAAAGAGAAGATGGCACAAGAGCATGACGCTTTCCTTGAATCTCTGTTATCCAGAAGTGCCTATACGAAACTGTACAGCTACACCCATCTCCTCAATGGATTTGCGATCGAGGTGTCATCTAAGGAG GACATTGACACCCTACGGAATGCTGAAGGAGTTAGGACAATCCATGAAGATGTGAAAATGGAGAAGATGACAACACATACGCCTGACTTTTTAGGGATTCCTACTGgggtttggccaacacttggagGAGCTCGGACATCAGGGGATGGAGTGGTGATAGGTTTCATTGACACGGGGATAAATCCTTTCCATCCAAGCTtcatgattcaatcatcaacaGATACGAGTAGGGGAATATATtcaaaacctacaaaatataAAGGGAAATGTGCATCTGGGGAGCAATTCCCTCCAACAGCATGCAATGGTAAGATAGTAGGGGCGCAATATTTTGCAAGAGCTGCAGTTGCTGCCGGTGAATTCAATGCTACCCGTGACTATGCCTCCCCTTTTGATGCTGATGGTCATGGGAG CCATACAGCTGCAACAGCAGCAGGAAACCACCAAATTCCTGTAATAGCAAATGACTTCAATTATGGTTATGCCAGTGGCATGGCTCCAGGAGCCAG GATTGCTATTTATAAAGCTCTGTATGCTTTTGGAGGGTATATGTCTGATGTTGTGGCTGCTGTTGATCAG GCTGTGGAAGATGGAGTTGACATACTGAATCTTTCTATAGGGCCATCAAAAGTGCCATCTGGACCTTCTGCTTTTCTGAACCTGTTAGAGATGGAGCTTTTATTTGCCACAAAAGCTGGTGTTCTTGTTGTTCAAGCTGCTGGAAATGGAGGGCCTTCTTCCAGTTCTATGCTTTCTTTTAGCCCATGGATCACAAGTGTCGCTGCCTCTATAACTGATCGCAGATACAACTCATCAGTTAGGTTGGGCAATGGACAAAGCTTTTCTGGCACAGGACTTGCAC caGCTCCAACAGTTGGAGAAGTGTTCTTCCCTCTAGCTGCAGCAGCAGATGTTGGGCAAATAAACTCCACTGATGGTCTTCTGACGATTGATAGCTGTCAAAGCTCGGAGCAATTTGTCCACTCCTTAGTTCAGGGGAAGATAGTTATTTGCACATATACACTTGATTTCGACTCTGAGGCATCTAGTATTGCTACAGTTGCAGACACCATGAGTAAAGTTGGCGCTGCTGGCTTCATACTAACAAGGAACCCTGATATTGGTTTTGAGCAGATTAAGGGTGCTGCAGTAACCTTACAAGTTCCTGGAGTCATCTTGAACAATATGGAAGCCTCTTCG GCACTCTGGGAGTACTACAATGCAAATACAATAAGAAGCAGAAATGGAAGAGCCATTGGCTTCAGAGCCACAGCAAGAATTTTGGATGGGAGGCGAGCAATTTACACAGGGCAGGCTCCAATAGTGGCATCATATTCATCAAGAGGACCTGATGTCAATAATGAACTCTTAGAGAATGCTGATGTCCTCAAACCAAATATCATGGCTCCGGGCTCCTCAATATGGGCTGCCTGGAGCCCAAACAGTGAAGGAGATGTTCACATCAAAG gtcaaaattttGCACTATTGTCCGGGACAAGCATGGCTACTCCACATATTGCTGGTATTGCAGCTCTAATTAAGCAAAAACACCCACACTGGAATCCTTCAGCTATTATATCAGCAATGACGACAACAGCGGATATAGCTGATCAAACAGGTGCTCCTATACTAGCCCAAAAAACCAATCGGATATCTGCTGCAACCCCCTTTGACTTCGGAGGTGGTGCTATCAACCCCTCTCGAGCAATTGATCCTGGACTTGTTTTCAACATCAACTTCATGCAATATGTAAAGTTTTTATGCTCAGTTCCAGGCGTTGATGACATGTCTGTTAGACAAACAGTTGGCGTTTCATGTCCAATTCAGAAGACATGGTGCTCAGATCTGAATACACCGAGTGTTACAGTTTCCAAGTTGATTGGATCAAGGAGGATTCTCAGAAAGGTAACTAATGTTGGTAATGCAGATGAGAAGTATATGCTGATAGTAAAAGAGCCTTTAGGGGTGAAAGTTACAGTGATACCACAGGTTTTTAAGATCAGTGTCAATGCTTCAAGACGTATTACAATTCAGTTTAATGCAACTGAGGCAACAAATGCTTACACATTTGGTGAAATACTGATGCTGGGAGAAAAGAAGCATGTTGTAAGAGTGCCTATGGCTGTCTATGTAAGTAGCACTATAGGATGA
- the LOC113706179 gene encoding subtilisin-like protease SBT2.6 isoform X2, with product MCQFIKHFLYFCRTMDSFSVFILLVLFMNAFMTFTSEAKVYMVLLDKASGGSSKNTKLLLRNQKKIASFKEKMAQEHDAFLESLLSRSAYTKLYSYTHLLNGFAIEVSSKEDIDTLRNAEGVRTIHEDVKMEKMTTHTPDFLGIPTGVWPTLGGARTSGDGVVIGFIDTGINPFHPSFMIQSSTDTSRGIYSKPTKYKGKCASGEQFPPTACNGKIVGAQYFARAAVAAGEFNATRDYASPFDADGHGSHTAATAAGNHQIPVIANDFNYGYASGMAPGARIAIYKALYAFGGYMSDVVAAVDQAVEDGVDILNLSIGPSKVPSGPSAFLNLLEMELLFATKAGVLVVQAAGNGGPSSSSMLSFSPWITSVAASITDRRYNSSVRLGNGQSFSGTGLAPPTVGEVFFPLAAAADVGQINSTDGLLTIDSCQSSEQFVHSLVQGKIVICTYTLDFDSEASSIATVADTMSKVGAAGFILTRNPDIGFEQIKGAAVTLQVPGVILNNMEASSALWEYYNANTIRSRNGRAIGFRATARILDGRRAIYTGQAPIVASYSSRGPDVNNELLENADVLKPNIMAPGSSIWAAWSPNSEGDVHIKGQNFALLSGTSMATPHIAGIAALIKQKHPHWNPSAIISAMTTTADIADQTGAPILAQKTNRISAATPFDFGGGAINPSRAIDPGLVFNINFMQYVKFLCSVPGVDDMSVRQTVGVSCPIQKTWCSDLNTPSVTVSKLIGSRRILRKVTNVGNADEKYMLIVKEPLGVKVTVIPQVFKISVNASRRITIQFNATEATNAYTFGEILMLGEKKHVVRVPMAVYVSSTIG from the exons ATGTGTCAGTTCATCAAGCATTTCCTTTACTTCTGTAGAACTATGGACTCATTTAGCGTTTTCATTTTACTCGTCCTCTTTATGAATGCTTTTATGACCTTTACAAGTGAGGCCAAGGTTTACATGGTTTTACTGGACAAAGCTTCTGGTGGCTCCTCCAAGAACACAAAATTATTGTTGAG GAATCAGAAAAAAATAGCCAGTTTCAAAGAGAAGATGGCACAAGAGCATGACGCTTTCCTTGAATCTCTGTTATCCAGAAGTGCCTATACGAAACTGTACAGCTACACCCATCTCCTCAATGGATTTGCGATCGAGGTGTCATCTAAGGAG GACATTGACACCCTACGGAATGCTGAAGGAGTTAGGACAATCCATGAAGATGTGAAAATGGAGAAGATGACAACACATACGCCTGACTTTTTAGGGATTCCTACTGgggtttggccaacacttggagGAGCTCGGACATCAGGGGATGGAGTGGTGATAGGTTTCATTGACACGGGGATAAATCCTTTCCATCCAAGCTtcatgattcaatcatcaacaGATACGAGTAGGGGAATATATtcaaaacctacaaaatataAAGGGAAATGTGCATCTGGGGAGCAATTCCCTCCAACAGCATGCAATGGTAAGATAGTAGGGGCGCAATATTTTGCAAGAGCTGCAGTTGCTGCCGGTGAATTCAATGCTACCCGTGACTATGCCTCCCCTTTTGATGCTGATGGTCATGGGAG CCATACAGCTGCAACAGCAGCAGGAAACCACCAAATTCCTGTAATAGCAAATGACTTCAATTATGGTTATGCCAGTGGCATGGCTCCAGGAGCCAG GATTGCTATTTATAAAGCTCTGTATGCTTTTGGAGGGTATATGTCTGATGTTGTGGCTGCTGTTGATCAG GCTGTGGAAGATGGAGTTGACATACTGAATCTTTCTATAGGGCCATCAAAAGTGCCATCTGGACCTTCTGCTTTTCTGAACCTGTTAGAGATGGAGCTTTTATTTGCCACAAAAGCTGGTGTTCTTGTTGTTCAAGCTGCTGGAAATGGAGGGCCTTCTTCCAGTTCTATGCTTTCTTTTAGCCCATGGATCACAAGTGTCGCTGCCTCTATAACTGATCGCAGATACAACTCATCAGTTAGGTTGGGCAATGGACAAAGCTTTTCTGGCACAGGACTTGCAC CTCCAACAGTTGGAGAAGTGTTCTTCCCTCTAGCTGCAGCAGCAGATGTTGGGCAAATAAACTCCACTGATGGTCTTCTGACGATTGATAGCTGTCAAAGCTCGGAGCAATTTGTCCACTCCTTAGTTCAGGGGAAGATAGTTATTTGCACATATACACTTGATTTCGACTCTGAGGCATCTAGTATTGCTACAGTTGCAGACACCATGAGTAAAGTTGGCGCTGCTGGCTTCATACTAACAAGGAACCCTGATATTGGTTTTGAGCAGATTAAGGGTGCTGCAGTAACCTTACAAGTTCCTGGAGTCATCTTGAACAATATGGAAGCCTCTTCG GCACTCTGGGAGTACTACAATGCAAATACAATAAGAAGCAGAAATGGAAGAGCCATTGGCTTCAGAGCCACAGCAAGAATTTTGGATGGGAGGCGAGCAATTTACACAGGGCAGGCTCCAATAGTGGCATCATATTCATCAAGAGGACCTGATGTCAATAATGAACTCTTAGAGAATGCTGATGTCCTCAAACCAAATATCATGGCTCCGGGCTCCTCAATATGGGCTGCCTGGAGCCCAAACAGTGAAGGAGATGTTCACATCAAAG gtcaaaattttGCACTATTGTCCGGGACAAGCATGGCTACTCCACATATTGCTGGTATTGCAGCTCTAATTAAGCAAAAACACCCACACTGGAATCCTTCAGCTATTATATCAGCAATGACGACAACAGCGGATATAGCTGATCAAACAGGTGCTCCTATACTAGCCCAAAAAACCAATCGGATATCTGCTGCAACCCCCTTTGACTTCGGAGGTGGTGCTATCAACCCCTCTCGAGCAATTGATCCTGGACTTGTTTTCAACATCAACTTCATGCAATATGTAAAGTTTTTATGCTCAGTTCCAGGCGTTGATGACATGTCTGTTAGACAAACAGTTGGCGTTTCATGTCCAATTCAGAAGACATGGTGCTCAGATCTGAATACACCGAGTGTTACAGTTTCCAAGTTGATTGGATCAAGGAGGATTCTCAGAAAGGTAACTAATGTTGGTAATGCAGATGAGAAGTATATGCTGATAGTAAAAGAGCCTTTAGGGGTGAAAGTTACAGTGATACCACAGGTTTTTAAGATCAGTGTCAATGCTTCAAGACGTATTACAATTCAGTTTAATGCAACTGAGGCAACAAATGCTTACACATTTGGTGAAATACTGATGCTGGGAGAAAAGAAGCATGTTGTAAGAGTGCCTATGGCTGTCTATGTAAGTAGCACTATAGGATGA
- the LOC113707392 gene encoding uncharacterized protein: MATFGRQKGVWVAVYVERPRSRRRLLSNSRQPQHHHHHHQHLHLHQDCNTRGYNRKAQLLEYSRQLRESARSQASSPLLHPKPVANHNHHRQPMTQMIAVQKMRRHAVTPTCMGNWKLLVPGFFRSLLMPHNKKPKNKRKRTNNRSTATKIKAIMKSFQVNRRKGFTSKMFATLRKRR; the protein is encoded by the exons ATG GCAACATTTGGCAGACAGAAAGGAGTTTGGGTGGCAGTATATGTAGAGAGGCCTAGATCAAGGAGAAGATTGTTATCAAATAGCCGCCAGCCTCAgcaccatcatcatcatcaccaaCACCTTCACCTTCATCAGGATTGTAATACTAGAGGATACAATAGGAAAGCTCAGCTTCTCGAGTACTCAAGGCAACTTAGAGAATCGGCTCGATCTCAGGCATCTTCTCCCTTGTTGCATCCAAAGCCTGTTGCCAATCATAACCACCACCGACAACCTATGACTCAG ATGATTGCTGTTCAAAAGATGAGAAGACATGCAGTAACTCCAACTTGCATGGGAAACTGGAAATTGCTGGTACCTGGCTTTTTTAGATCGTTGTTGATGCCGCACAACAAGAAACCAAAGAACAAAAGGAAGAGAACAAACAATCGATCCACGGCTACCAAGATAAAAGCTATTATGAAGAGCTTTCAG GTGAACAGGAGAAAGGGTTTTACGTCAAAAATGTTTGCAACACTACGGAAACGTCGCTAG
- the LOC113706902 gene encoding light-harvesting complex-like protein 3 isotype 2, chloroplastic, with product MSIALFSSPPATHLPSPSSPHSTAKTQLALRHFISWRPKKQPPFWVFAENGAGSTSTAAIVEEDKAAAAEEKVSEDKKEESLGSNGSVAVDAAAAPAPVTAFQDPRWIGGTWDLTQFQKDGKTDWDAVIDAEARRRKWLQDNPESSNNDNPIVFDTSIIPWWAWIKRYHLPEAELLNGRAAMIGFFMAYVVDSLTGVGLVDQMGNFFCKTLLFVAVVGVLVIRKNEDIETVKKLLEESTFYDKQWQATWQDETSSSSMKD from the exons ATGTCCATCGCCTTATTCTCATCTCCGCCCGCAACCCACCTTCCATCTCCCTCCTCACCACATTCTACTGCCAAAACCCAATTGGCCCTGAGGCATTTTATCTCTTGGAGACCCAAAAAGCAGCCCCCTTTTTGGGTATTTGCTGAAAATGGAGCTGGTTCAACTTCTACTGCTGCAATTGTAGAGGAGGATAAGGCTGCTGCTGCTGAAGAGAAGGTTTCTGAGGATAAAAAGGAGGAGTCTTTGGGGTCCAATGGGTCGGTGGCAGTGGATGCAGCCGCTGCTCCGGCGCCGGTGACTGCTTTTCAAGACCCCAGATGGATTGGTGGGACTTGGGACTTAACCCAATTTCAGAAAGATGGGAAAACTGATTGGGATGCTGTAATTGATGCTG AGgctaggagaagaaaatggCTACAAGATAACCCAGAATCATCAAACAATGATAACCCTATAGTTTTTGATACTTCCATTATTCCGTGGTGGGCATGGATTAAGCGGTACCATCTTCCTGAAGCTGAACTGCTTAATG GTCGTGCGGCAATGATTGGGTTCTTTATGGCTTACGTGGTGGATAGTTTAACAGGGGTAGGACTTGTCGACCAAATGGGCAATTTCTTCTGCAAAACATTGTTATTTGTAGCTGTAGTTGGTGTTCTTGTGATCCGAAAGAATGAGGACATAGAAACAGTTAAAAAGCTACTGGAAGAATCAACATTCTATGACAAGCAATGGCAAGCAACTTGGCAAGATGAGACCTCAAGCAGTTCTATGAAAGACTAG
- the LOC140013583 gene encoding ankyrin repeat-containing protein BDA1-like produces the protein MEEALKVASGEGNIDALYKLIEKDPEILDSFNKVQFVHTPLHEAAKAGQVDFAIELMTLMPSLGRKLNPQGLSPLHVAIIDEADEPEERRRRKNETALALIKLDAELIRVKGRERMTPLHHAVKENNLELLAEFLCVCPNAIDDLTNKFQSAVHIAVKERKLEALDVLLGWLLRRNREDVLGFKDEHRNTALHIAVETEQAEVVKKLIHKVKTNSLNSKNLTALDIAVQKQNLQIKEILQRGGGRSAALIPPMEVLPQFLRSREGFAERPLRLLIYMEKEMSFDMRNVILVVAVLIVTAAFQGILQPPGGFWQGNAEITNQTVSRINSANNRANLDVYDLRKQFQAKQVAGKVVMSYHNFNEFIAGNTVAFVFATMIIAELSKSTKFLIIISWSVISVAFGVRIFLFIAKALFYDAWWLPRLSLLATNSLYQIPIKGVERIIQFGYRLKMQHRVSRL, from the exons ATGGAGGAAGCTCTCAAGGTTGCCAGTGGAGAGGGAAACATTGATGCCTTGTATAAGCTCATTGAGAAGGATCCtgaaattttggacagcttcAACAAAGTCCAATTTGTTCACACTCCTTTGCACGAAGCTGCAAAAGCAGGCCAAGTCGATTTTGCCATTGAACTAATGACATTGATGCCATCATTGGGTAGGAAGCTGAACCCTCAAGGGCTAAGCCCTCTTCATGTGGCAATTATAGATGAAGCAGATGAACCTgaagagaggaggaggaggaaaaatgaaactgCACTAGCCTTAATAAAATTAGACGCTGAGCTCATCCGAGTAAAAGGGAGGGAAAGGATGACTCCTCTGCATCATGcagtaaaagaaaataatttggaACTTTTGGCTGAATTCCTGTGTGTTTGCCCAAATGCAATTGATGATTTGACGAATAAGTTCCAATCTGCAGTCCATATTGCTGTAAAAGAGAGAAAGCTCGAGGCACTTGACGTCCTTCTGGGATGGCTGTTGAGAAGGAACAGGGAAGATGTGCTCGGTTTCAAGGATGAGCACAGAAATACTGCATTGCATATTGCAGTTGAAACTGAACAGGCTGAG GTTGTGAAGAAGTTAATTCACAAAGTCAAAACAAATTCGttgaattcaaaaaatttaaCAGCTTTGGACATCGCCGTGCAAAAGCAAAACCTTCAGATTAAAGAAATCTTGCAACGCGGTGGAGGCAGATCTGCAGCCCTCATCCCACCAATGGAAGTTCTTCCTCAGTTTTTGAGATCGAGAGAGGGTTTTGCTGAGAGACCACTCAGGCTACTAATTTACATGGAAAAGGAAATGTCCTTCGACATGCGCAATGTTATACTAGTTGTTGCAGTTTTAATTGTCACAGCTGCTTTCCAGGGAATACTCCAGCCTCCTGGTGGATTTTGGCAAGGGAATGCAGAAATCACCAATCAAACAGTCTCTAGAATCAATTCCGCTAATAACAGAGCCAATCTTGACGTATATGATCTCCGAAAACAATTCCAGGCGAAACAAGTGGCTGGAAAAGTAGTTATGAGCTACCACAATTTCAATGAGTTCATAGCTGGCAATACCGTGGCTTTCGTTTTTGCAACTATG ATCATAGCAGAGCTGAGTAAGAGTACTAAGTTCTTGATCATTATTTCCTGGTCTGTCATTTCTGTTGCATTTGGAgtgaggatttttctgtttattgCAAAAGCTTTATTCTATGATGCTTGGTGGCTGCCCAGGCTGTCTCTGCTAGCTACAAACTCCCTTTACCAAATCCCCATCAAGGGGGTAGAAAGAATTATCCAGTTTGGTTACCGGCTTAAAATGCAACACAGAGTAAGCAGATTATGA